In Anaerolineales bacterium, a single genomic region encodes these proteins:
- a CDS encoding maleylpyruvate isomerase N-terminal domain-containing protein, which produces MAKPKRDPTTASGFFLREEAAWQSLKGLWAGLPDRDLTRPGACGTWSVKDVMNHIASWMAAAREVIPMRLAGRTPPKGEYAISTFNPLHYARYRRFPLAASKRRLQRNRRLLLALLASLPERRLLDSKSRIGSWAKYSTYAHYEEHLRPLTAFRHTRLGDTVKEKKPGKRKPAGR; this is translated from the coding sequence ATGGCCAAGCCAAAGCGCGATCCGACAACCGCATCCGGGTTTTTCCTCCGCGAAGAAGCGGCCTGGCAATCCTTGAAGGGATTATGGGCCGGCTTGCCGGATAGGGACCTGACCCGCCCCGGCGCCTGCGGGACGTGGAGCGTTAAGGACGTCATGAATCACATCGCTTCATGGATGGCGGCCGCGCGCGAGGTGATTCCGATGCGCCTCGCCGGCCGTACCCCGCCCAAGGGCGAATACGCGATTTCGACGTTCAATCCGCTGCACTACGCCCGCTACCGGAGGTTTCCGCTTGCCGCCAGCAAGCGCCGCCTGCAACGCAACCGCAGACTTTTATTGGCGCTGCTCGCAAGCTTGCCCGAGCGCCGTCTACTGGATTCCAAGAGCCGGATAGGTTCTTGGGCGAAATACAGCACGTACGCCCACTACGAGGAGCATCTGCGGCCGCTGACCGCGTTTCGGCACACGAGATTGGGGGATACGGTGAAAGAGAAAAAGCCGGGAAAGCGAAAACCCGCGGGCCGTTGA
- a CDS encoding DUF4386 family protein, whose product MSHRMPQRESAAGEAKWARLYRIGGISTLLMVAVVPVQIAVFAIQPPPDTALGWFELFGKNPLLGLLSFEFLFLVYGILAVPHSLALYFAVRKTDPDLAVISIALSLLATVAVFTARPAFEMLYLSGEYAAASTEDQRAVFLAAGESMLAVWHGTAYWVCYFLGSINGLILSIVMLKSRLFGKTIPSVRMLSSVLDFTLFIPVVGLFLSICSALALMVYNILVGRQLLQFAGGISLYAKPEEADGE is encoded by the coding sequence ATGAGCCATAGGATGCCGCAAAGGGAATCGGCCGCCGGGGAAGCAAAGTGGGCCCGGCTGTATCGCATCGGCGGGATTTCCACCCTCCTGATGGTGGCGGTCGTCCCGGTTCAAATCGCCGTTTTCGCCATCCAGCCGCCCCCCGATACCGCGCTCGGGTGGTTCGAGTTGTTCGGAAAAAATCCGTTGCTGGGCTTGCTGTCGTTCGAATTCCTCTTCCTGGTGTATGGGATTCTCGCCGTTCCGCACTCGCTGGCGCTGTATTTCGCCGTGCGGAAGACGGATCCGGACCTGGCCGTGATCTCCATCGCCTTGAGTTTGCTTGCGACCGTGGCGGTGTTCACCGCCCGGCCGGCGTTTGAGATGCTCTATCTCAGCGGCGAATATGCCGCGGCGTCGACGGAAGACCAGCGGGCGGTTTTCCTCGCGGCCGGGGAATCGATGCTCGCCGTGTGGCACGGCACCGCCTACTGGGTGTGCTATTTCCTCGGATCGATAAACGGCCTGATCCTCTCGATCGTCATGCTGAAAAGCAGACTTTTCGGGAAAACCATCCCCTCTGTGCGCATGCTCTCGAGTGTGCTCGATTTCACGCTGTTCATTCCGGTTGTCGGATTGTTCCTCTCAATTTGTTCGGCGCTGGCGCTGATGGTCTACAACATCCTTGTCGGCCGGCAACTGCTGCAGTTCGCCGGAGGAATCTCCC
- the uvrA gene encoding excinuclease ABC subunit UvrA produces MSEQIRIRGARLHNLKNLDLDLPKNKLIVFSGLSGSGKSTLVFDILHKEGQRQYLESLGMVTHQNKPPLDRIEGLSPSISIGQEITNHSPRSTVGTATEVFTYLRVLFARLGRRPCPHCGKSVEPSYLPLQVDWSDESGGQGSSDCPHCGKSVPELSMADFSFNKPDGACPACTGLGVTAAANLSKLVDETKTIAEGAITGWEEWYVNHYSKKLRAAAKYYGFPLDLEDPIRKWNDAARDLLFFGVEDPRFRRHFPKLKPAKTNAQGMFEGVATNLLRRHAAHIQDEAYREKVEKFLIRQTCPDCGGTRLKPESRAVTVEGKSIVEAARMPIAGLSVWLEGLTGAVPPEASPVLAPILDDLRAWIRRLVDVGVGYLTLERSSPTVSAGEAQRLRLAALLGSGLTGVLYVLDEPTIGMHPRDTGRMIAILRGLRDLGNTVLVIEHDLEMIRAADHLVEIGPGAGRLGGKVVAAGPPDRVAAGETATGKLLSGRISMPARPRRPLNGKALVIRGAREHNLKNLTVSLPVGLFTAVTGPSGSGKSTLLFDILDPAARKRYSGTEDAAGTHDSIDGWENFERIITVDQSPIGRSSRSNAATYTDTFTPIREAFAALPEARKRKFSPRHFSFNVPGGRCERCEGAGVLLVPMQLLPHAEVRCPACRGGRFLPETLAVRYNGCDISEVLAMTIEEVAEVFKDVPDAASRLELMMEVGLGYLPLGQPANTLSGGEAQRIKLAKELGKRGGGRTLYLLDEPTTGLHAADAAKLVALLHRLVGAGNTVAVIEHNLELVHCADWVIDLGPEGGDAGGYLVAQGTPEQVAAAENSATGKWLRNAVDV; encoded by the coding sequence ATGTCCGAGCAGATCCGCATCCGCGGGGCGCGGCTGCACAATCTCAAGAACCTCGACCTCGACCTGCCGAAGAACAAGCTGATCGTGTTTTCGGGCCTCTCGGGATCCGGAAAATCGACGCTGGTGTTCGACATCCTCCACAAGGAGGGCCAGCGCCAATACCTCGAATCGCTTGGGATGGTGACCCACCAGAACAAGCCGCCGCTCGACCGGATCGAGGGGCTCTCGCCGTCGATCAGCATCGGCCAGGAGATCACCAACCACAGCCCGCGCTCGACCGTCGGGACCGCGACCGAGGTGTTCACCTACCTGCGCGTGCTGTTTGCGCGGTTGGGCCGCCGTCCGTGCCCGCACTGCGGGAAATCTGTTGAACCGTCCTACCTGCCCCTCCAAGTGGATTGGAGCGACGAAAGCGGCGGCCAAGGCTCGTCCGACTGCCCGCACTGCGGCAAATCCGTCCCCGAGCTCTCGATGGCGGATTTTTCGTTCAATAAACCCGACGGCGCCTGCCCGGCGTGCACCGGGTTGGGCGTGACCGCCGCGGCCAACCTTTCCAAGCTGGTGGACGAGACGAAGACGATCGCCGAAGGCGCGATCACGGGCTGGGAGGAGTGGTATGTCAACCACTATTCCAAGAAGCTGCGAGCGGCGGCGAAGTACTACGGATTTCCGCTCGACCTCGAAGATCCGATTCGCAAATGGAACGATGCCGCGCGCGACCTGCTGTTCTTCGGCGTGGAGGATCCGCGCTTCCGCAGGCATTTTCCGAAACTCAAACCCGCCAAGACCAACGCCCAGGGGATGTTCGAGGGCGTGGCGACGAATCTTCTACGCCGGCACGCCGCCCACATCCAGGACGAAGCCTACCGCGAGAAGGTGGAGAAGTTCCTTATCCGGCAGACATGTCCGGATTGCGGCGGGACGCGGTTGAAGCCAGAAAGCCGCGCGGTGACGGTCGAGGGTAAGTCGATCGTCGAAGCCGCGCGAATGCCGATCGCCGGTTTATCCGTATGGCTCGAAGGACTGACCGGCGCGGTCCCGCCGGAGGCTTCCCCCGTTCTTGCGCCGATCCTGGACGATTTGCGAGCATGGATACGCCGCCTGGTCGACGTCGGGGTCGGGTACCTGACGCTCGAGCGATCCTCGCCGACGGTGTCGGCGGGCGAGGCCCAGCGGCTGCGGTTGGCGGCGCTGCTCGGATCCGGCTTGACCGGCGTGCTCTACGTGCTCGACGAACCGACGATCGGGATGCATCCGCGCGACACCGGACGGATGATCGCCATCCTGCGCGGGCTTCGTGATCTGGGAAACACGGTCCTGGTGATCGAACACGACCTGGAGATGATCCGCGCCGCGGACCATCTGGTAGAAATCGGCCCCGGCGCGGGAAGGCTGGGCGGGAAGGTTGTGGCCGCCGGCCCGCCGGATCGGGTGGCCGCGGGCGAAACCGCCACCGGGAAATTACTGTCCGGCCGGATCTCCATGCCGGCCCGGCCGCGCCGGCCTTTGAACGGGAAGGCGCTCGTCATCCGCGGGGCGCGGGAGCACAATTTAAAAAACCTGACCGTCTCCCTGCCGGTCGGGCTTTTCACCGCGGTCACCGGCCCTTCGGGATCCGGCAAGTCCACGCTGTTATTCGACATTCTCGATCCCGCGGCGCGCAAGCGGTATTCCGGGACCGAGGACGCGGCCGGAACGCACGATTCGATCGACGGCTGGGAGAATTTCGAGCGGATCATCACCGTCGACCAAAGCCCGATCGGCCGCTCATCGCGCTCCAACGCCGCCACCTACACCGACACTTTCACCCCGATCCGCGAGGCGTTCGCCGCCCTGCCCGAGGCGCGCAAACGGAAATTCTCTCCGCGCCACTTCTCCTTCAACGTTCCGGGCGGCCGCTGTGAACGCTGCGAAGGCGCCGGCGTCCTATTGGTGCCGATGCAGCTCCTGCCGCACGCCGAGGTAAGGTGCCCCGCGTGCCGCGGCGGACGCTTTCTGCCGGAAACCCTCGCGGTCCGCTACAACGGATGCGATATTTCGGAGGTCCTCGCGATGACGATCGAAGAGGTCGCCGAGGTTTTCAAGGACGTCCCGGATGCGGCTTCGCGGCTGGAATTAATGATGGAGGTCGGATTGGGATACCTGCCGCTGGGCCAGCCCGCCAACACGCTTTCGGGCGGCGAGGCGCAGCGGATCAAGCTGGCCAAGGAGCTCGGCAAACGCGGCGGCGGGCGCACGCTTTACCTGCTCGACGAGCCGACGACGGGCCTGCACGCGGCCGACGCGGCAAAACTGGTCGCCCTGCTCCACCGGCTGGTCGGCGCCGGGAACACGGTCGCGGTCATCGAGCACAACCTGGAGCTCGTCCACTGCGCCGATTGGGTGATCGACCTCGGTCCGGAAGGGGGAGACGCGGGCGGATACCTCGTGGCGCAGGGGACTCCGGAGCAGGTAGCGGCGGCGGAAAACTCGGCGACGGGGAAGTGGTTGCGAAACGCCGTCGATGTTTGA
- a CDS encoding DUF4386 family protein, with protein MNPKQPASDSDRGAPEPKWRDLYRIGFAASAAFPTVIAVAVLVYFIWPYTPGRAAVSDVFAALQADRLGGLLSLDLMVPILLPVMALSTLALYAALKRVNESYALIALAAGLLGVGLWFAARPVAEMAYLSDQYSAAEGETARLQYLAAGEALHALFNGTNWIASQFLITVSSLISSLLMLRSRSFSRATAWTGILLSVVGLGFFLPAVGVVLTLAGTAAGIAWYILMARDFYRLGWGNPAG; from the coding sequence ATGAATCCGAAACAACCCGCGTCAGACTCCGATCGCGGAGCGCCGGAACCGAAATGGAGGGATCTGTATCGGATCGGCTTCGCGGCCAGCGCCGCGTTTCCCACGGTGATCGCCGTCGCGGTGCTGGTGTATTTTATCTGGCCGTATACGCCCGGACGCGCCGCGGTGTCGGACGTCTTCGCCGCGTTGCAGGCCGACCGGCTGGGCGGATTGCTCTCGCTGGATCTGATGGTTCCGATCCTGCTGCCGGTGATGGCCCTCTCGACACTGGCGCTGTATGCGGCGCTTAAACGGGTCAACGAATCGTATGCGTTGATCGCCCTGGCGGCGGGATTGTTGGGAGTCGGGCTGTGGTTCGCGGCGCGCCCGGTGGCGGAAATGGCGTATCTCAGCGATCAATACTCCGCCGCGGAGGGAGAAACGGCCCGTCTGCAATACTTGGCGGCCGGGGAGGCGCTGCATGCGTTGTTCAACGGGACGAACTGGATCGCGTCGCAATTCCTGATCACCGTTTCCAGCCTGATCAGTTCGCTGCTCATGCTGCGCAGCCGATCCTTCAGCCGGGCGACTGCCTGGACGGGAATTTTGCTTTCCGTCGTCGGCCTGGGATTCTTCCTGCCGGCGGTCGGCGTGGTCTTGACGCTTGCGGGAACCGCCGCCGGAATCGCCTGGTACATCCTGATGGCGCGCGATTTTTACCGCCTGGGATGGGGCAACCCCGCAGGTTGA
- a CDS encoding flavodoxin family protein, with amino-acid sequence MRKILGVVGSPRKRGNTHLLVERILEGARAAGAETEEVLLGELNIRECIGCHACWNGKPCSRMDDMNELYSKIATADAFVFGTPVYWYGPTALMKCFIDRFVYFNCPANRGRVRGKSAVLAIPFEEENPETAALVTAFFEKSLSFLEMGLIGSVIVPGMARKGQVRDAPEWMAEAGGLGPLLANGSR; translated from the coding sequence GTGAGGAAAATCCTCGGTGTCGTCGGCAGTCCGCGCAAACGGGGAAATACTCACCTCCTGGTGGAACGGATCCTCGAAGGGGCGCGCGCGGCGGGCGCGGAAACCGAAGAGGTTTTGCTCGGCGAGTTGAACATCCGGGAGTGCATCGGCTGCCACGCCTGCTGGAACGGCAAGCCCTGCAGCCGGATGGACGACATGAACGAGCTCTATTCGAAAATCGCAACGGCCGATGCGTTCGTCTTCGGCACGCCGGTCTATTGGTACGGCCCCACCGCGCTGATGAAATGCTTCATCGACCGCTTCGTGTATTTCAATTGTCCGGCGAACCGGGGGCGCGTCCGCGGAAAATCGGCGGTCCTCGCCATCCCCTTCGAGGAGGAGAATCCCGAAACGGCGGCGTTGGTGACGGCCTTCTTCGAAAAGAGCCTGTCCTTTCTGGAAATGGGGCTGATCGGAAGCGTGATCGTCCCGGGAATGGCGCGCAAAGGCCAGGTTCGGGACGCGCCGGAGTGGATGGCGGAGGCGGGCGGGCTGGGCCCGTTGCTCGCCAACGGTTCCAGATAA
- a CDS encoding VOC family protein, which yields MNSNIRDRIRNDTVMFEYDVHDLPRAAAWYQDVLGLEMVFRGGDCHAEFALPVPGARLALSRAGTEKPIQKAARLFLRTDDLDGVAAALNSKGVKTGPLETVEGVVRILWVEDPEGNHFAIEQWMGEK from the coding sequence ATGAATTCCAACATCCGCGACCGGATTCGCAACGATACGGTGATGTTCGAATACGACGTACATGATCTCCCGCGCGCCGCAGCCTGGTACCAGGACGTCCTGGGATTGGAGATGGTATTCCGGGGAGGCGACTGCCACGCCGAATTCGCCCTGCCCGTGCCGGGAGCGCGCTTGGCGCTCAGCCGGGCCGGAACGGAAAAGCCGATTCAAAAGGCGGCGCGGCTGTTCCTGCGGACGGACGATCTGGATGGGGTGGCGGCAGCGCTTAACTCTAAGGGCGTAAAAACCGGACCCTTGGAGACCGTCGAGGGCGTGGTGCGGATTCTTTGGGTGGAGGATCCGGAAGGCAACCATTTCGCGATCGAGCAATGGATGGGTGAAAAATGA
- a CDS encoding alpha/beta fold hydrolase translates to MKKALTLGVRGADAMRAWYEETRARLPFPHECRTVPTRFGKTHMLAAGREQGRPLVLVQGMGGNAMLWEPLLESLVRRHRVYALDVIGQMGKSDPVWLSYRDDSFSEWIEDVLDALGIDSADLAGMSFGARLVLRFAGYAPQRVNRLALLSPIEISGIRWSIVRRVFPLGINLWKPSDEKMRKFALALFGVQGRAMDGRCAEAMFLILKHYRPVKGWKQTLDGLSLFPPLPASELRRVRAPVLVLEGAHEQLCDPQAVVKRSRELLANLAAAEIVPAAGHLLQYDNPARVNAGLMEFFSEAPG, encoded by the coding sequence ATGAAGAAGGCTTTGACTCTTGGCGTCCGCGGCGCAGACGCCATGCGGGCTTGGTATGAGGAAACCCGGGCCCGGCTTCCGTTCCCGCACGAATGCCGGACCGTACCGACCCGTTTCGGAAAGACGCACATGCTTGCCGCCGGGCGTGAGCAGGGCCGTCCGCTGGTCCTGGTGCAGGGCATGGGCGGCAACGCGATGTTGTGGGAACCCTTGCTGGAATCGCTGGTCCGTCGGCACCGGGTGTACGCTTTGGACGTCATCGGCCAGATGGGGAAAAGCGATCCGGTTTGGCTTTCTTACCGCGACGACAGCTTCTCGGAATGGATCGAGGATGTCCTCGACGCCCTCGGCATCGACTCGGCGGACCTCGCGGGGATGTCGTTCGGTGCGCGGCTGGTTCTGCGCTTCGCGGGATATGCGCCGCAGCGCGTAAACCGCCTGGCTCTGCTCAGCCCGATCGAGATCTCAGGGATCCGTTGGAGCATTGTCCGCCGCGTCTTCCCCCTGGGGATCAATCTGTGGAAACCGTCCGACGAAAAGATGCGGAAATTCGCGCTTGCCTTATTCGGAGTCCAGGGCCGCGCGATGGACGGTCGTTGCGCCGAGGCCATGTTCCTCATTCTCAAACATTACCGGCCGGTGAAGGGATGGAAGCAGACCCTAGACGGTTTGTCTTTGTTCCCGCCGCTGCCGGCTTCCGAACTGCGGCGCGTACGGGCTCCGGTGCTGGTCCTGGAGGGAGCGCACGAGCAGTTGTGCGATCCGCAGGCGGTCGTCAAGAGGTCGCGGGAATTGCTGGCCAACCTGGCCGCGGCGGAGATCGTGCCGGCGGCCGGCCATTTACTGCAATACGACAATCCCGCCCGCGTGAATGCCGGGCTGATGGAATTCTTTTCCGAAGCGCCGGGATAG